The Obesumbacterium proteus DNA window TCACGAATGCTCACCAGCGCATATTGCCCCGGGTGATAACGGTAGAAATCGTGGCAAATAAGAGAAATTGTCCAGACGTCCGGCGTTTCCTGATGAATGGAATGCACCTGCATCTGATTAGGGCAGAGGGGAGTTGGCATTGTCATCATGTTTTCTCAATTCGAAAGCCGCAGACCCGAAGGGCTGCGGCTTTAAGGTGACATCAAGTGCGATTACGCGCCCAGAATTTCGGTCATATCCGCTTCAACCGTAGAGATGGAACGCATGCCGAATTTTTCATTCAGAATGGCCAGCAGGTTGTCGGTCAAGAAGCCCGGAGCCGTTGGGCCGGTGTAGATATTCTTCACACCCAGAGACAGTAAGGTCAGCAGGATCACGATAGCTTTCTGCTCGAACCAAGACAGAACCAAGCTCAGCGGCAAATCATTCACGCCACAGCCTAATGTTTCAGCCAGTTTCACCGCGAGCATGATTGCGCCGTAGGCATCGTTACACTGACCGACATCCAGCAAGCGTGGCAAGCCTTCCAGAGTACCGAAGTCCAGCTTGTTGAAACGATATTTACCGCAGGCTAAGGTCAAGATCAGGCAGTCTTGAGGCACGGCGCGAGCGAAATCGGTGAAGTAGCTACGTTCAGCGCGGCTACCGTCACAGCCACCAACCAAGAAGACGTGGCGCAGTTTTTTCTGTGACACTAAATCGATGACGGTATCTGCCGCGTTCAGCAAGGTCTGGCGACCAAAACCGACGGTGATCATGTGTTCGATTTCGTTGTATGGGAAGCCTTCGCACACCTGAGCCTGAGCGATGATCTGGCTGAAATCGTCACCTTCTAAATGACGCGCGCCTGGCCAGCCAACGATGCTACGGGTCCAAATACGGTCGGTGTAGTTACCGACGTTGGGATCGATGATGCAGTTAGAGGTCATCAAAATTGGGCCAGGGAACTTAGCGAATTCGGTTTGCTGGTTCTGCCAACCGCTGCCGTAGTTACCAACCAAATGTTTGAATTTTTTCAGTTCAGGGTAGCCGTGTGCGGGTAACATTTCACCGTGGGTATAGACGTTTACGCCGGTCCCTTCGGTTTGTTCCAGCAGCATACGCAGGTCTTTCAGGTCGTGGCCTGAAATCAGAATGGCTTTGCCTGCAACAGGGCGAACGTTAACGGAGGTTGGCGTTGGGTGACCGTAAGCGTCGGTTTCACCTTTGTCCAGAATTGCCATCACGTTGAAGTTCATTTTGCCGATGCCCATGGCATTATTCAGCAGGGTATCAACGTCGCGTGGCTGAGTACCTAACCATGCCATATAGGCGTGGAATTCAGCATAGATATCATCGCTGTACTGGCCGAGAACGTGGGCGTGTTCCATATAGGCCGCCGCACCTTTCAAACCATACAGGTTTAGCATACGCAGGCCGTGAACGTCGTCGCCGATTTCTGCTTTATCGTTGTTGAGCGCGAATTCTTCAGCCTGTTTGCGCAGCGTGGCAAGGTCGGAACCCGCCAGTTGCAGGTCAGCTAATGGATGATCAACCTGTGCGTTCGCGTCAACTGCGCGGCAGGCCACCATCAGCGCATCGCGCATTTCCAACGCTTCACGTGCATAGCCGACGATACGTTCGGAATCGAAGTTAACGTTAGTCAGCGTAGAGAAGAAGGCGCGAGGCACGAAGTTATCAATGTTGTGGTCGATAATGCCCAGCTCGCGCGCTTTCAGTGCCCATGCAGACAGGCCTTGTAATGCTGCAACCAGCAGGTCTTGTAGGTCAGACGTTTCAGCAGTTTTGCCACACATACCTTGGGCGAAAGAACAGCCATTACCCGCAGGCGTTCGGATGGTTTGTTCACATTGGACACAGTACATTCTGGGCTTCCTTTTAAAGTTGCATTTATTATGCTCGTTTTAAGAGTAGTCCCGTCCAGTGAGGTAAAAAAGGAATTTTTGAGGCAACCTTAGCTTTGTTTGATGTAGCGCAAATTAAGTTGTAAGTGAGAATTATTCAGAGGAAAAAGACTAAAACTTTTTAGGTATGTCATGAGGTTATTGGCCCCATGACATACTTTTTACGGCGGGAATTATGAGGAGAAAACGGCCATCAGAACCGGCGCGATCAGGCTTAAGGCAAAGCCATGAACGATGGCGGCAGGCACTAATTCTAAGCCACCGCTGCGTTGTAGAACCGGCAGCGTGAAGTCCATAGAGGTCGCACCGCACAGGCCTAACGCGGATGAGCGGCTGCGCTGTACCAGCGTTGGGATCATCATAATGGCAAATAATTCACGGGCCAGATCGTTAAAGAAGGCCGCGCTGCCGATCACCGGGCCAAAGGCGTCGGTCATCATGATCCCTGAAAGAGAGTACCAGCCGTAGGCAGACGCAATGGCTAACCCCGTTTTTATCGGCAGACCCAGCAATAGGGCCGCGATAGCACCGCCGACCAACGCGCTCACACACACCAGCACGGCGATAATCATGCCGCGGCGGTTAAGAATGATTTGTTTGAGTGACATGCCGCTATTACGCAGCTGCAACCCGACCAGCAACAGCAGGAAGATCAGCGCATATTCGCTGCCGTGAGAGGCGTAGCTGAGCCATGACCACTGCGTTAAGCCGAGCGCAAAACCACCGACCACCACGCCGCACAGCTTGAGTGACTCCAACGCCATGTGGAGACGTGAAGGGAGCTCTTCCTGTTTATGAGGCACAACCCAAGGGCGCTTTTTTTCCAGTAGCAGTAATGCAATAAGATTGGCAGCGATGATGCAAATAAAGAATACCGAAGCATACTGAAAAATAAGCCACAGATTTTCACTGAGGTTGTCGAGAAAGGCGAGGCTGATGCCCATAAAAAACAGAATGACGTAAACCATCCAGCTAAGCAGACGGTTGATTAATACCACTAAGCTCTTCTGGCGTAGAGGGATTAGGTAGCCGAGCAGAAGCGGCACCAAGATAATGAGCAGTCCCGAGTACATGGAAAACCTAAATTGCGGAGAATAATGGCGATACGCTACCCAAAAGGGTTTGGTGAGTAAAGCTTGGCAGATGAATTGATAAAACAAGCCGAATGGTTTGGCGTTTTACTCTTCACGATCTGAATAGGCAGAAGAAAATCGGGCATCACATCTCAGTGAGTGCTTGACCAGACAGCGTTTTTTTTTCATCCTCAGATGAATGCATCCGTAAGGGAGAGTATCAATGTATCTAGAACGGATCGAAATTGTCGGATTCAGAGGGATAAACCGACTCTCTTTGACGCTGGATGAGAATACGGTTCTCATCGGCGAAAATGCGTGGGGGAAATCCAGCCTTTTGGATGCGCTGACGCTGTGTCTGTCGCCCAACGCCGATCTCTATCACTTCGAATCGCAAGACTTCTATTTTCCTCCCGGTGATGAAGGCGCAAAAGAGCGCTATCTACAAATTATCTTTGTATTTTGTGAATCGGATGTGGGGCACCACAACGCACCCCGTTATCGACCACTTTCGTCGCTATGGCAAAATGGTGACGACCGTTTTCAACGCATCTATTTTCGTCAGGAAGGCGAGCTGTGTGACGATGGCACGGTGTGTACGTGGCGTTCTTTTCTCGATCAAAATGGCGAGCCGCTGCAACTGCATCACGTCGATAAACTGGCGCGTGAGATTGTTCGATTACATCCGGTACTGCGCCTGCGCGATGCGCGCTTTATTCGCCGACTGCGGCCCAACGTATTGGCAGAACGCCAGATCCCCGATCAGACTGAAGTGGCTCAGCAGCTTGACGATCTGACGCGTGAAATGGTGCGTAATCCGCAGAAGCTGAGCAACAGTGAACTGCGCCAGGGCTTGAATGCCATGCAACAACTGCTGGAGCACTATTTCGCCGAACAGGGGCAGCAGCCACAGAATTCGCGTCGCCGCAGGCGTCATAGTGACGAAGTTCACGGGCGTCAGGCGTGGCGCTCGCTCGAAAATATGAACCAAATGGTGGCTGAGTCCGGTAGCCGAAACATGCGGTTGATTTTGCTCGGGCTATTTTCAACGCTTTTGCAGGCTAAAGGCGCGATCACGCTCGATCCTCATGCGCGCCCGCTGTTGCTGGTGGAAGACCCTGAAACTCGTCTGCATCCGATCATGCTGTCGGTGGCGTGGGGTCTGCTCAATCAGCTGCCGCTGCAAAAAATCACCACCACTAACTCTGGCGAATTGCTTTCATTGGTTCCGGTTGATCGCGTATGTCGTTTGGTGCGCCAGTCAAACCGCGTGGCAACCTATCGTATTGGCCCGCAGGGGATGTCACCTGAAGATAGCCGACGGATTGCCTTCCATATTCGATTTAATCGGGCATCGACGCTGTTTGCTCGTTGCTGGCTGTTGGTGGAGGGCGAGACAGAAGTTTGGTTGCTCAATGAGCTCGCGCGTCAGTGCGGCTACCATTTCGAAACGGAAGGGATCAAAGTTATTGAGTTTGCCCAGTGCGGTATTCGTCCGCTGGTGAAATTTGCGCGCCATATGGGACTCGAGTGGCACGTGCTGGTGGACGGCGACGATGCGGGGCGTAAGTATGCCGCTGCGGTACGTGCGCTGACCGAGCATGCCAAGGAGAACGAACGCGATCGTCTGACCGCATTACCTGCGCCGGATATGGAGCATTACATGTATCGTGAGGGGTTTGCGTCGGTGTATCACGATATCGCGGGCTTGCCGAGCAACGTGCCGCTGTCAGCGCGTAAGGTGATTACTAAAGCGATACATCGCTCATCTAAACCTGACTTAGCCATTTCTGTGGCGGCACAGGCTGAAGTTTGGGGTAGAGACTCTGTGCCTGCGCTTATCAAAGGGATGTTTTCACGGGTGATTTGGTTGGCACGCGGTAGGGCGGAATAGCTAAGGCAGAGTAGCTAAGGCGGAGTAACACGATACCCGCCATTCATCTTAAGAATGGCGGATTCTGAGCAAGGTTTAGCGACTCAGCGCAGCGTGAGATGCCGCTTCTAGGTCGTCCAGCAACTGGTAACGGCGACGGTATTCTGCCCGTTTTTTGCTGGCGATCTCTTCCAACGATTTTCGGGCAATGGTTAATGGCAGGCGGAAATAACCTTCCTGCGTTGTTTCTGCGCCGATTGAGAGCCAGAAGCTGTCGTAATCTGACATCATCTTGCTGCTTTTCTTTTTGTTGTAGCGCCAGTTTTTATAAATATGGGTGTCATTGCCCACGGCTAATATCTGTTCGCATCCCACGCTGTTGGCAAATAAGCAAAGTGCCTGCATCAAAAGGCGCTTAGGGAATAAACCATGACATTCTTTGGTGGCCGTTTGAATAAGCTCATGCGGGACCGAACGTTTTGGCCCTTGTAATCCACCGACGAATAGCGTTTTTTTACCTAAATAGGTGAGCAAGGTAAAGGTGCATTCAGAAAGCATGGTGCCTTCATCGTTATAAAATAATAACGACAGCTCGCCTTCTTTATTCAGACTATCAATTGGGCTGATCCCGATGCGGAATAACTGGCCATTTTTTCCCGTTATTTCACACAGATAATACGGTTTGGCATTATATATTTTGCGCAAAACGCTTTGCGGCAGCGCATCATCTATCATCTGGTAATGCTCGCCAATCGCTTTGACGGTATCTTGGTGTTTGAAATGAACATTCAGATAGGGATGATGAAGCTTACACGGCAGGCGTGGCTGAGCTAGGAGCACATCCTGACAGCTTGGAATAGCCGCAATATTGTCCAGCAGCTTTATCGTCGTGAGCGGGGCTAACAGCGTTCTAAGCGCAAATTTCGCACGGTAATTTTTCGCATGCCAAAGACGTCCCGGCTTTAAGTCTCCTTTTACGAGAGAATTAAAGAGTTGGAAACCCGTCATGGATGAATCTGCTGTGCGTTCGACGCTGATTTGAGACATACGATATACCTGATAGAACGTTGGTGTATTTAATTTCTATCAAGTAGTTAAACAGGCTAAACCTCAACGGCAATTAAATCAGCGTGCTAGGTGAACGTATTTTAAATAATTATTTTACTGTCGTTGATGATTTATTTAGTGAATGGGCGAGTTGAGCGAGAAAATAACAATTAATGTTAATTATTAGACGGTTAATTAATCATAAGCGGAAGGACAGCACGTGGCCCTTGAAAAAAAAGGAAACGCCACTATCTATCAAAGAGGAAAAGAGCGTATTGCCATGATGGCGAGTGCTATAAAAACAATGCCAGCGCGGGGCTGGCATGGGGCTAAAGTGGTTCTTTCGAGCAGCGTAATGAGGACGTTAGGCCGTCATTTCTACTTCGATGGGAACGATGGCGTCGGCGTGGTTGCCCTTAGGACCTTCTTGCACATTAAATTGGACTTGTTGCCCAGCTTTCAGTGTGCGGTAACCTTCCATCTGAATTGAAGAATAGTGAGCGAAAATGTCTTCGCCGCCATTCACAGGACAGATAAAGCCAAAACCTTTAGCATTATTGAACCATTTAACGGTACCCGTCTCCATGCTTATACAACCCTCGCCATGCTGTGATAAGAGATTTGTACGATTGACCTAGAGTCATCGGCAAAGCTCGTTACGTATGTTATGAGATAAGATTGATGCCCTTCATTCTTCGAACCGTGGGTCTTGGTTGATGCGAAACCTCGGTTGAGTGCGAGGGCAGATACAGGACGTGTTCTTAAGATGTTCGGTTAACGCGCCACAGCGTGGTGCTGAACAGCTTAGGAACGCCCCCTACGGGTGCCGAAAAGATCTGTTAACTAAGGAATAATTCTCGATAGTTTGAAACAGAGACTTATCGGTCGAAATGGCATCGATTTGTATGAATCGCAGCCAGTTTACAAATTTACACTCTAGTGTATGCCGCTAGTTCGTCAAGCAATGGCTATTTTTAACACAGTGCATTGTGATGAAAGTTTGAAGCAGATAACGCTATTTAGATGAATTGGGTGAAATTTAATCACTTAATGCAACGCAAATAACACAACTGTGAAGATTTGTGTCACAGTTAAGTCACTAGCAAGAAAGACATGTGGTTATGCGATGGTGGTCTGTATCGCATGACTGTTAACAGAGAATGGGCAGGACATGGCAAACCAAAACGACTGGCTGAATTTCGAACAATTAGCCGACAGCAAACAAATCGATGAGGTAAAACCGCCGTCAATGTATAAAGTTATACTTAACAATGATGACTACACACCGATGGAATTTGTGATTGACGTCCTGCAAAAGTTTTTTTCATATGATATTGAACGTGCAACGCAGTTGATGCTTACTGTGCATTATAAAGGAAAAGCGATTTGCGGTGTTTTCACCGCTGAGGTGGCGGAAACAAAAGTCGCTCACGTCAATCGGTATGCGCGGGAGAACGAGCATCCACTGTTGTGTACGTTAGAAAAGGCCGGTTAACGGCCGCTTAAATGGGGGAGGTGCCTATGCTCAATCAAGAACTGGAACTCAGTCTCAACATGGCGTTCGCCAGAGCGCGCGAGCATCGCCATGAGTTTATGACCGTGGAGCACCTGCTGCTGGCACTGCTTAGTAACCCTGCTGCGCGTGAAGCGCTTGAGGCTTGCTCTGTTGATCTAGCCGCTTTGCGTCAAGAACTCGAAACCTTTATTGAACAAACCACACCCACGTTACCTAACGGTGAAGCCGAACGTGATACTCAGCCTACGCTGAGTTTCCAACGCGTTCTGCAGCGTGCTGTTTTCCATGTTCAGTCCTCAGGCCGCAATGAAGTTAGCGGCGCCAACGTACTGGTCGCGATCTTCAGCGAGCAAGAGTCTCAGGCTGCGTATTTGTTGCGTAAGCACGACGTGAGCCGCTTGGACATCGTGAACTTCATCTCGCATGGCACACGCAAAGACGAAACTGGACAGGCACCAAATGCCGAAAATCCAGCACCGGAAGAGCCTGCTAGCGGTGAAGATCGCATGGAGAACTTCACCACGAACTTAAACCAGCTTGCACGCGTCGGCGGTATCGATCCGTTGATAGGCCGCGATAAAGAGCTGGAGCGTGCGATTCAGGTGTTGTGCCGTCGTCGTAAAAACAACCCACTATTGGTTGGGGAGTCCGGCGTCGGTAAAACCGCGATTGCGGAAGGGCTTGCTTGGCGAATTGTGCAGGGCGACGTGCCTGAGGTGATGGCGGACTGCACCCTGTATTCACTGGATATTGGTTCATTGCTGGCGGGCACAAAATACCGCGGCGACTTTGAGAAGCGCTTTAAAGCGTTGCTCAAACAGCTTGAGCAAGATACCGATAGCATCCTGTTCATCGATGAAATTCATACCATCATCGGTGCGGGCGCAGCGTCTGGTGGGCAGGTTGATGCGGCTAACCTGATCAAACCGCTGCTGTCTAGCGGCAAGATCCGCGTGATCGGATCGACGACCTATCAAGAGTTCAGCAATATCTTTGAAAAGGATCGTGCCTTGGCGCGTCGTTTCCAGAAGATCGATATTACTGAGCCAACCCCAGATGAAACGGTACAGATTCTTAATGGTCTAAAACCTAAATATGAAGCTCACCATGACGTGCGCTATACCGCGAAAGCGATTCGTGCGGCGGTTGAGCTGTCGGTTAAATACATCAATGACCGTCATTTGCCAGATAAAGCCATTGACGTTATTGATGAAGCGGGCGCTCGTAGCCGTTTAATGCCGGTGAGCAAGCGTAAGAAAACCGTCAACGTTGCTGATATTGAATCTGTGGTTGCTCGCATTGCGCGCATTCCAGAGAAAACCGTATCAGCCAGCGATCGTGATGTGCTGAAAAGCTTGGGCGATCGCCTGAAAATGTTGGTGTTTGGACAGGATAAAGCCATCAGCGCGCTGACCGAAGCCATCAAAATGAGTCGTGCCGGTTTAGGTCAAGATCATAAGCCAGTCGGTTCGTTCTTGTTTGCTGGCCCAACTGGCGTAGGTAAAACCGAAGTCACCGTTCAATTGGCGAAAGCCTTGGATATTGAACTGCTGCGTTTTGATATGTCCGAATATATGGAACGTCATACCGTTAGCCGTTTGATTGGTGCGCCTCCGGGATACGTCGGTTTTGATCAGGGTGGTCTACTGACGGATGCGGTGATCAAACATCCTCATGCGGTTCTGCTGCTGGATGAAATTGAAAAAGCGCATCCGGACGTCTTCAACCTGTTGTTACAGGTGATGGACAACGGCACCTTAACGGATAATAACGGCCGTAAAGCCGATTTCCGTAACGTGATTTTGGTGATGACGACCAACGCCGGTGTGCGTGAAACTCAGCGTAAATCAATTGGTTTTGCGCAGCAGGATAACAGCACCGATGCAATGGAAGAGATCAAGAAGGTGTTTACGCCAGAGTTCCGTAACCGTCTGGACAACATCATTTGGTTCAACCATCTGTCGACTGACATTATTCAGCAGGTGGTGGATAAGTTCATCGTTGAACTGCAGGCTCAGCTAGATGCTAAAGGCGTTTCGTTGGAAGTGAGCGAAGCAGCGCGTTTGTGGCTGGCAGAGAAAGGCTACGATCACGCGATGGGCGCTCGTCCTATGGTACGTGTGGTGCAGGAAAATCTGAAAAAACCGTTGGCGAACGAACTCCTGTTTGGTTCGCTGGTGGATGGTGGCTCTGTCACCGTGGATTTGAGCGAAGATAAGCAGCAGTTAACGTATGAATTTTGTAGCGCACAGAAGCGTAAAGCTGAAGACGCCCTGCATTAACCGAAGTTAAAGAAGCAAAAGAAAAGAGCGCCAAAAGGCGCTCTTTTTTATGGCTGAAATTTAAGTTTTTCAGCTAACTCTCAGTGATATTCATGTGTCTCGTCAGACCGTCATATCACCGCGAGTATAATTTATGCCGCAGATGCGTGAACGCAGGTGCGCAGGGTGAGCCTATCAGCGGCTACGGAAGACAATGCGGCCTTTGCTCAGGTCGTACGGGGTCAGCTCTACAGTGACTTTGTCGCCCGTCAGAATGCGGATGTAGTTTTTACGCATTTTACCGGAGATGTGAGCGGTAACGACGTGTCCGTTTTCTAATTCAACGCGGAACATCGTGTTTGGTAACGTATCAAGTACGGTACCTTGCATTTCAATATTGTCTTCTTTGGCCATCGAATCCTCTAGGTATGAGTACCATATTTTTTAATCGGCAAGATAATGCCGAAAAACCCCGATTATGTAAAGGAGTGTCGGTGGTTCTTCATCCATTACGGGCAATTTTGATGGGGTTTTATCGCAAACTCGCGTGAAATAATAGTTTGGGGTTTCCAGCAGGTGGGATTAATTACCTTATTCTGGTCAATCCGTAAGTGGTGTAAATAATCACTGCGCGGGATATTACGCGCACCTAACGACTCAGTGTGCGCGTTAAGCACCTGACAGTCAATTAATGTTCCCCCAAACGACACAAAATGCTCACAAAACGCAATTAGAGCCGTTTTGGAGGCGTTTGTGGCGCGGCTGAACATCGACTCGCCGCAAAAGAGAGAACCTTGTAACACGCCATACAGGCCGCCTACCAGCCGATCTTCCTGCCAGACCTCAACGGAGTGCGCATGGCCTAGTTCATGCAACTTCCAATAAGCTTGCTGTACGTCCTCACCAATCCATGTGCCTTCTTCGCGTTGATCGGCG harbors:
- the hcp gene encoding hydroxylamine reductase: MYCVQCEQTIRTPAGNGCSFAQGMCGKTAETSDLQDLLVAALQGLSAWALKARELGIIDHNIDNFVPRAFFSTLTNVNFDSERIVGYAREALEMRDALMVACRAVDANAQVDHPLADLQLAGSDLATLRKQAEEFALNNDKAEIGDDVHGLRMLNLYGLKGAAAYMEHAHVLGQYSDDIYAEFHAYMAWLGTQPRDVDTLLNNAMGIGKMNFNVMAILDKGETDAYGHPTPTSVNVRPVAGKAILISGHDLKDLRMLLEQTEGTGVNVYTHGEMLPAHGYPELKKFKHLVGNYGSGWQNQQTEFAKFPGPILMTSNCIIDPNVGNYTDRIWTRSIVGWPGARHLEGDDFSQIIAQAQVCEGFPYNEIEHMITVGFGRQTLLNAADTVIDLVSQKKLRHVFLVGGCDGSRAERSYFTDFARAVPQDCLILTLACGKYRFNKLDFGTLEGLPRLLDVGQCNDAYGAIMLAVKLAETLGCGVNDLPLSLVLSWFEQKAIVILLTLLSLGVKNIYTGPTAPGFLTDNLLAILNEKFGMRSISTVEADMTEILGA
- a CDS encoding lysine exporter LysO family protein; this encodes MYSGLLIILVPLLLGYLIPLRQKSLVVLINRLLSWMVYVILFFMGISLAFLDNLSENLWLIFQYASVFFICIIAANLIALLLLEKKRPWVVPHKQEELPSRLHMALESLKLCGVVVGGFALGLTQWSWLSYASHGSEYALIFLLLLVGLQLRNSGMSLKQIILNRRGMIIAVLVCVSALVGGAIAALLLGLPIKTGLAIASAYGWYSLSGIMMTDAFGPVIGSAAFFNDLARELFAIMMIPTLVQRSRSSALGLCGATSMDFTLPVLQRSGGLELVPAAIVHGFALSLIAPVLMAVFSS
- a CDS encoding ATP-dependent endonuclease; its protein translation is MYLERIEIVGFRGINRLSLTLDENTVLIGENAWGKSSLLDALTLCLSPNADLYHFESQDFYFPPGDEGAKERYLQIIFVFCESDVGHHNAPRYRPLSSLWQNGDDRFQRIYFRQEGELCDDGTVCTWRSFLDQNGEPLQLHHVDKLAREIVRLHPVLRLRDARFIRRLRPNVLAERQIPDQTEVAQQLDDLTREMVRNPQKLSNSELRQGLNAMQQLLEHYFAEQGQQPQNSRRRRRHSDEVHGRQAWRSLENMNQMVAESGSRNMRLILLGLFSTLLQAKGAITLDPHARPLLLVEDPETRLHPIMLSVAWGLLNQLPLQKITTTNSGELLSLVPVDRVCRLVRQSNRVATYRIGPQGMSPEDSRRIAFHIRFNRASTLFARCWLLVEGETEVWLLNELARQCGYHFETEGIKVIEFAQCGIRPLVKFARHMGLEWHVLVDGDDAGRKYAAAVRALTEHAKENERDRLTALPAPDMEHYMYREGFASVYHDIAGLPSNVPLSARKVITKAIHRSSKPDLAISVAAQAEVWGRDSVPALIKGMFSRVIWLARGRAE
- a CDS encoding VirK/YbjX family protein, with protein sequence MSQISVERTADSSMTGFQLFNSLVKGDLKPGRLWHAKNYRAKFALRTLLAPLTTIKLLDNIAAIPSCQDVLLAQPRLPCKLHHPYLNVHFKHQDTVKAIGEHYQMIDDALPQSVLRKIYNAKPYYLCEITGKNGQLFRIGISPIDSLNKEGELSLLFYNDEGTMLSECTFTLLTYLGKKTLFVGGLQGPKRSVPHELIQTATKECHGLFPKRLLMQALCLFANSVGCEQILAVGNDTHIYKNWRYNKKKSSKMMSDYDSFWLSIGAETTQEGYFRLPLTIARKSLEEIASKKRAEYRRRYQLLDDLEAASHAALSR
- the cspD gene encoding cold shock-like protein CspD, which encodes METGTVKWFNNAKGFGFICPVNGGEDIFAHYSSIQMEGYRTLKAGQQVQFNVQEGPKGNHADAIVPIEVEMTA
- the clpS gene encoding ATP-dependent Clp protease adapter ClpS; the protein is MANQNDWLNFEQLADSKQIDEVKPPSMYKVILNNDDYTPMEFVIDVLQKFFSYDIERATQLMLTVHYKGKAICGVFTAEVAETKVAHVNRYARENEHPLLCTLEKAG
- the clpA gene encoding ATP-dependent Clp protease ATP-binding subunit ClpA codes for the protein MLNQELELSLNMAFARAREHRHEFMTVEHLLLALLSNPAAREALEACSVDLAALRQELETFIEQTTPTLPNGEAERDTQPTLSFQRVLQRAVFHVQSSGRNEVSGANVLVAIFSEQESQAAYLLRKHDVSRLDIVNFISHGTRKDETGQAPNAENPAPEEPASGEDRMENFTTNLNQLARVGGIDPLIGRDKELERAIQVLCRRRKNNPLLVGESGVGKTAIAEGLAWRIVQGDVPEVMADCTLYSLDIGSLLAGTKYRGDFEKRFKALLKQLEQDTDSILFIDEIHTIIGAGAASGGQVDAANLIKPLLSSGKIRVIGSTTYQEFSNIFEKDRALARRFQKIDITEPTPDETVQILNGLKPKYEAHHDVRYTAKAIRAAVELSVKYINDRHLPDKAIDVIDEAGARSRLMPVSKRKKTVNVADIESVVARIARIPEKTVSASDRDVLKSLGDRLKMLVFGQDKAISALTEAIKMSRAGLGQDHKPVGSFLFAGPTGVGKTEVTVQLAKALDIELLRFDMSEYMERHTVSRLIGAPPGYVGFDQGGLLTDAVIKHPHAVLLLDEIEKAHPDVFNLLLQVMDNGTLTDNNGRKADFRNVILVMTTNAGVRETQRKSIGFAQQDNSTDAMEEIKKVFTPEFRNRLDNIIWFNHLSTDIIQQVVDKFIVELQAQLDAKGVSLEVSEAARLWLAEKGYDHAMGARPMVRVVQENLKKPLANELLFGSLVDGGSVTVDLSEDKQQLTYEFCSAQKRKAEDALH
- the infA gene encoding translation initiation factor IF-1: MAKEDNIEMQGTVLDTLPNTMFRVELENGHVVTAHISGKMRKNYIRILTGDKVTVELTPYDLSKGRIVFRSR
- the aat gene encoding leucyl/phenylalanyl-tRNA--protein transferase, whose translation is MRIMQLDRQSTLFPPTDLALREPNGLLAIGGDLRPARLLAAYGAGIFPWFTPGDIILWWSPDPRAVLFPHELHISRSMAKFLRKPDFVVTINQAFADVIRECADQREEGTWIGEDVQQAYWKLHELGHAHSVEVWQEDRLVGGLYGVLQGSLFCGESMFSRATNASKTALIAFCEHFVSFGGTLIDCQVLNAHTESLGARNIPRSDYLHHLRIDQNKVINPTCWKPQTIISREFAIKPHQNCP